The DNA sequence TGCCGGACGCGTACCACCTGCCCTCCGTGCCCGGTTCGGGCTACCTGAAGTTCGGCACGGACGAGATGGTGCGGTTCAAGGCGGCGTACGTGTCCGGCCCGTACCGCGCGGGCGGCGCCGACACCGGCCGGAGCACGATGCCCGTCGAGCGGCGGCCCGCGCTGTTCACCGCCGCGCCCGTGCCGGTGGTGTACGCGGCCCCGGACCCGGAGCGGACGCCTGTTCCCGGCCGGCGCGAGGAGGACGACGCCCTGGCGGACACCGTGCTGGACGTCGTCGTGCACCGGCTGGAGGGGCAGGGCGCGCCCGCGCACCAGGTGTGGCTGCCACCGCTGGACCGGGCACCGGCGCTGAACGAGCTGCTGCCCGCCCTGTCCGTCTCCGCCGGGCGCGGCCTCCACGCGGCGGAGTACACCCGGCCGGGCGGCCTGGCGATTCCGCTCGGACTGATCGACAAGCCCTTCGAGCAGAAGCGGGAAATTCTCCACCAGGACTTCTCCGGAGCGGCGGGCCACATGATGGTGGTCGGCGGCCCCCAGTCGGGCAAGTCGACCCTGCTGCGCACCCTGATCACCGCGTTCGCACTGACCCACACCCCGCACGAAGTGCAGTTCTACGGCCTTGACTTCGGCGGCGGCGGTCTCGCCTCGGTCGCCGACCTGCCGCACGTGGGCGGTGTCGCGTCGCGCCTCGACCCCGAGCGCGTACGGCGCACGGTCGCGGAGGTCGCCGGCATCCTCAACCGCCGCGAGCACTTCTTCCGCGTCAACGGCATCGACTCCGTCGCCACCTACCGCCGGCGTCGCGCGGCGGGCGATCTGCCCGGCGAGCCGTGGGGGGACGTCTTCCTCGTCATCGACGGCTGGGGCGGCTTCCGCAACGACTACGAGGGCCTCGAGGGCGTCGTCAACGACATCGCCGCCCGGGGGCTGGGATACGGCGTCCACGTGGTCCTCTCCGCCTCGCGCTACATGGAGGTGCGCGCGGTGCTCAAGGACCAGATCCTCGGCCGGCTGGAGCTGCGCCTCGGCGATGCCATGGACTCCGAGTTCGACCGCAAGGTGGCCCTGAACGTGCCGGCCGGGGTGCCGGGCCGTGGTCAGGTTCCCGCCAAATTGCACTTCATGACGGCGCTGCCGCGGATCGACTCGTCCCCCACCCCGGAGGACCTGGCCGACGCCACCGCCCAGCTGGTCCGGGCGGTGAAGGACAACTGGCAGGGCCCCGCGGCCCCCACCGTGCGCCTCCTGCCCCGCAAGCTGCCCGCCGACCGGCTGCCCAAGGGCTTCGAGTTCCCGCAGCACGGCATCGCGATCGGCATCGACGAGGCCAACCTGGAGCCGGTGTTCATCGACTTCGACACCGACCCCTTCTTCCTCGTCTTCGGGGAGAGCGAGTCCGGCAAGACCAACCTGCTGCGTCTGATCGCGAAGCAGATCGCGGAGCGCTACACCCCGGCCGAGGCGCGGATCGTGGTCGGCGACTACCGGCGCACCATGCTGGAGGCGGTGCCGGAGACCCACCTGCTGGAGTACGCGCCCATGGCGTCGGCCATGCAGGTGCACATGGACGCCGTACGCCAGTTCATGGAGAAGCGGGCGCCCAAGCCGGACATCACACCGCAGCAGCTGCGGGACCGCAGCTGGTGGAGCGGCCCGCAGCTGTTCATCCTCGTCGACGACCACGAGCTGGTCGCGACCAACTCGGGCAACCCGCTGTCCCAGCTGGTGGAGCACCTGCCCTTCGCGCGGGACGTGGGCGTCAAGTTCGTCATCGCGCGCAGCTCGGCCGGCGCGTCCCGCGCGATGTTCGAGTCGTTCATGCAGCGTCTGAAGGAACTGGGCGCCCAGGGCGTGGTCCTCTCGGGGGACCCGAGCGAGGGCGACATCCTGGGCAATGTGCGCGCCCGGCCCATGCCTCCGGGACGTGGCGTGTTCGTCTCGCGGAAGCGCGGTACGCCCCTGATTCAGGTGGGCTTGCTTCCGCAACGGCATTAGGGTGATCGACCGAGCCTCGGTCCGTGTCCTGTGGCGCGGGGCGAGGCGGTGGAACGGGGTGAACGGGGAGAACGGGGAGGCGGACGGGGTGAGTTCGAACGGGGGCAGTGGTTCGGGTGGTGCGCCGGACACGGGGAAGGCGTTCGACACGCTGTCCGGTGTGAACCCACAGATGGCGCTGGACATCCAGCACAGCGCCATGAAGAGCTTCAAGAAGCGCGTCGACGAACTGCTGCGCGAACTGGACGGTTCCGAGGCGGCCCCGACCAGGGTCGGCCAGGACCGTCTCTCACGCGCCCAGCTGGGATCCGCGGACTTCAAGGAAGCGCAGTTCCTCTACGACTCCTACGCCATCGTGCACGACGAGTTGGAGAACCTCTCCAAGGCACTCGGCGCGCAGATCGAGGGCATGGGGCTGGCGGTGCACGCGTCCCGGGTGGGTTACGAGAACCTCGACGCCGACATCAAGGCGCGGATGAAGGCGGTCAACGCGGAGGCGGAGAAGTATTACGTCGTGGGGCGGGATCCGTATGTGGAGGGGCCGAACCAGAACGCCGACACACCCGGATCCGCATCCGACAAGGGGGCGACCTACTGATGGGAGAGCAGGCGCGCCGCGGAACGCCGCGACCGGCCCGTACGGACTTCGAGTCCATGACCCACGAGCAACTGGCGGCGCTTCTCGACTCGGCGAGCCCTGAGGGGGCGTCCCAGCTCGCGGCCAAACTGTCCAAGGCCTCGTCGACGATCACCAAGATCGGCGACGACCTCATGACGTACGTCAAGGGGCTGGAGTGGCAGGGCGAGGGCGGTGACGCCTTCCGTGACTGGGGTGGACAGAGCGCGGCCGCGACGCTCCGTCTGGGCGAGTACGCCGAGGTGGCGTCGCGTTGGATGGCGACGGTGGCCCAGGCGGTCGCGGAGGCCAAGGCGGCGCTGCCGGACACCTCCGAGACCACCCGGGCCGAGGCGGACCTCGCCGACGCGAGGAAGACGCTGGCAGCAGCAGAGGACCCCGGTGCCCGCAACGATCCCGAGGCCCGCAAGCTGGCGCAGACGGCCCAGTCCGACGCGGCGGCGGCGCAGCAACGGATGGAGGCGGCGCGCGCGGAGGCCGTGCAGCAGCTGCGGAAGCTGGCTCAAACCTACGAGTACTCGGCGTATCAGGTGAACAGCGTGCCGCCGCCCACGTTTGCGCCACCGGCCGATCACCTTGACGAGGGGGAGTGGCGGCAGTCGGACCAGCACGCCGTTGCTGTGCCCGGTGGTTCCTCTGCGGCGACCACGTTCTCCTCCGGGACCAGTGGGTTCCAGGAGCGTACCGGGGCGCCCGCCCCCGTACCGACCGGCTCATACGTGACTCCCTCCGAGGGATCCCGGACGCCTGACAGGGAGCCGTCACGCCCTGCCACGATGGAGATCGACAGCGTGGCCACTGTGCCGGACACCCGATCTCCTTCTTCCACCAATGCGCCGACGCCGCCTAACGGCCCCGGTCCGCGTCCCGACGCCATGCAACAACCGGCTGTCGTCCCTCCTGGCGCACTGGGCCGGTTGAGCCCTCAAGGCTCACTCGGACCTCAGCAGTTGCCGTCGGTCACTCGGCCGCCTCTGCTGCCCGGCCAGGGAACTGCAGGCGGAGGCCGCCTCCGTGTGCCTGGAGAGACCGGGATCATCGGGGGACGTCCGGTGTCGCCCGGTGGGGGCAGGCTGTCGACCGGCATTCCTCAAGGGACGGTGATCGGCGGCGAACGACGTGCACCGCAGGGGTACGGGCCGATGGGGCGTGCTGTCCCTCCTGGCATTCCTGCGGCCGCAGGCCCGTCCTCCGGGCAGAGCAGTACAGGCGGGTCGCGACGCCTCGCGTCGGAGACCGGCGGTGTGTTCGGCAACCGGCCGGCCCAGCCGGGGCGTACCGGGTCTCGGCCGTTCACGCCCGGCGGCGCCGGCCTGGTGCGGCCACCGAGCGCCAGCGACCCGGCGCACGGTTCGGCGTCCGGTCGCACCGGCGGCACCGCGCTCGCACCCCATCAGCAGGTCCCCCGCCGGGAGACTCGGCAGGAGCAGAATCAACGACCGGACTACCTCGCTGAAGAGGAAGAGACCTGGAACCGCAGGGATTCGCGAGCGGTTCCGCCGGTCATCGACTGAGACCCCAGATCACGTCAGCACATAGGCAGGAAGGCACATGCGCAGCAGGAGCAAACGAACGCGGCGGCCTCTCTCGGTGGCATCGGCTGCACTCGGCCTGCTGCTCGTCGGCATCGCCGCCACACCCGCCCACGCCGAGTCGGTACGTGACATGCAATGGCACCTCGACGCCATGCATGCCGAGGAGATGTGGAAGGTCAGCAAGGGAGAGGGCGTCACCGTCGCAGTCATCGACTCCGGCGTCGACGACTCCCTTGCCGACCTGAAGGGTCAGGTCCTCGACGGCAAGGACTACTCCGAGCAGCGTGGTGACGAGCACACCGACATCGATCAGCACGGAACGTCCATGGCGGCACTGATCGCAGCCACAGGCGCACGGGGATCCCAGCAGGGCTCCTACGGCCTTGCGCCAGCCGCCAAGATCCTCCCCATTCGTATGCGCTACGCCACGGAGAACTACGGCCAAGTCGACAACAAGGCCGAGTACTCACGCGTTCTGACGAGGGCCATTCGCTACGCGGCGGACACCGACGCGCAGATCATCAACATCTCCATGGGCAGCTCCAACGCACCAGGCAGGAAGAACGTCGGCACGCCGGAACTCGCCTCCGCGGTCCGCTACGCCATCGCGAAGGGCAAGCTGATCTTCGCCGCCGTCGGCAACGCCGGCGACAGGTCGAACCTTCCGGAGTACCCAGCTTCCACACCGGGCGTCGTAGGAGTCGGGGCGGCGGACAAGAACGGCAACGTGCTGGAGACATCTCAGAGCGGTCCGCAGGTTGACCTCACTGCCCCCGGTGAAGACATCATCAACGCCTGCCTGGAAGGTACTCAGGTCTGCACAGGAAGCGGAACCAGTGCCTCGACAGCGCTGGCCTCGGCCTCGGCCGCGCTCATCTGGGCCCAGCATCCCGACTGGACCAACCACCAGGTACTCCGGGTCATGCTGAACACCGCGGGAAAGGCCAACAGCGGTGCACAGCGAACCGACTTCGTCGGCTACGGCATCGTCCGTCCCCGCATCGCACTGAAGAACCCGGGGGATCCGGGCCCCGCGGACGAGTTCCCCCTCCCCGACCTGGCCGCAGCCGCCTCGAAGCCGCCGTCGGCCGAGACATCCCCATCGGCAGGCGCAGGGGGCAACGACTCCGTCACCGACGAGGCGAGTCCCGCGACCGCCGCCTCGACCAACAGCGACGGCCTCAATTCCTCGTGGATTGCTCTGGGCGCAGCCGCCGGTACCCTCCTCGCGGCGGCCGTCGCCATACCGACACTCCGCGCCCGCCGCCGACGCTCAGCCCCGGTGCCGGCGTCCCCGCCCCTTCCTCCGCCGTACTCCCCCTACGGGCCCGCGCCTCAACAGCCCCCGGCCTACGGCCCCCCGCCGGGGCACATCGCTCCCCCGCCGCCGACCAGCGGCCAGGACAGGGGCCGGCGCTCCTGAGGGGCGCACGCACCGCAAGACCAGTCGTCAGCGACAGTTCGAAGGAACCGACGTGTCATTCGACGAGATGTGGGGCCAGGCCCGCAACGACGCACTCGCGCGGCAGCAGAGCAGCATGCAGCTGAACCAGCTCGCCGCTTCCGGGGGTGGTGGATCCGGCGGCAGTGACTACACAGTGACGTCACCGGACCTGAAGGCCGTCGGTAACGAGGCCCAGGAGCTGTATCACGGCTTGGAGGCGGGCGCGTTCCACGCAGGGGCCAACACCGACACGGCCGCGAGCAGCCTGGACGCGGACGGTTTCCGGACCGGCTCGGCCATGTGGGCCGCATGGGACACCTGGCGGTCACAGGCGGAAGCGCTCCTCAGCGCGTGCGCCCACATCCACAATCACCTGGAGGACACCGTCGTGACGCACGCCAAGCACGAGGAGCTTCTGGTGACCAACCTGTCCGTCGAGCAGATCACCAAGCACTTCAAGTAGGGCGGCGCCGTGTTGGACTTCGAGAAACTACTCAACGCACGCCTGGGCAGTCTCAAGGACGCCGTCGACGACTGGACGGAGACGGTCAAGAAGCTGGAAAAGCTGGAGGACCAGGCCGCCAGGGGCCTGTTGAAGAAGGCCGGAAAGGCCGACTGGTCGGGCGAGAACGCCGGCATCACGTTG is a window from the Streptomyces capillispiralis genome containing:
- the eccCa gene encoding type VII secretion protein EccCa — translated: MSQLVIKRPPRTLPPEVPSDEVQLEPPPELPRGQQEGMLMQVLPTLGMGSSVVFYFASPNAHPFMRIMGVVMLVSTAAMVIAQIVRHRRGTQGQMADARRDYLRYLAQTRRRVRGTARRQRDAQLYLHPAPEQLWAVVAEGSRVWERRVADADFGQVRVGLGPQQLATPLAAPHTAPVDELEPLCAGAMQRFLSVHAQLDGLPVALSLRAFYHVTVSGDPEVTRAAARALVAQAVTLHSPDDLVLAVVTAPGAVSRWDWTKWLPHCQLPGSLDGAGTRRLFGDDLGELEQLLAGRLDGRPRFSRDGRPLLDQPHILIVLDGGMVPPTSAFAAAEGLQGVTIVEVVSGELDQPRGDLSVVVRPQRLWLDSGAGVVYEGEPDGLSLPAAEALARQLAPLRLGGGDDDEPLLANLDFTELLGLGDAATVDVGRTWRPRSTPERLRVPIGVGEDGRPVMLDLKEAAQDGMGPHGLCVGATGSGKSELLRTLVLGLAVTHSSETLNFVLADFKGGATFAGMSRLPHVAAVITNLADDLTLVDRMGDAIRGELQRRQELLRAAGNYANIHDYEKARAAGAPLEPLASLVLVIDEFSELLTAKPDFIDMFIQIGRIGRSLGVHLLLASQRLEEGRLRGLDTYLSYRIGLRTFSAAESRAALGVPDAYHLPSVPGSGYLKFGTDEMVRFKAAYVSGPYRAGGADTGRSTMPVERRPALFTAAPVPVVYAAPDPERTPVPGRREEDDALADTVLDVVVHRLEGQGAPAHQVWLPPLDRAPALNELLPALSVSAGRGLHAAEYTRPGGLAIPLGLIDKPFEQKREILHQDFSGAAGHMMVVGGPQSGKSTLLRTLITAFALTHTPHEVQFYGLDFGGGGLASVADLPHVGGVASRLDPERVRRTVAEVAGILNRREHFFRVNGIDSVATYRRRRAAGDLPGEPWGDVFLVIDGWGGFRNDYEGLEGVVNDIAARGLGYGVHVVLSASRYMEVRAVLKDQILGRLELRLGDAMDSEFDRKVALNVPAGVPGRGQVPAKLHFMTALPRIDSSPTPEDLADATAQLVRAVKDNWQGPAAPTVRLLPRKLPADRLPKGFEFPQHGIAIGIDEANLEPVFIDFDTDPFFLVFGESESGKTNLLRLIAKQIAERYTPAEARIVVGDYRRTMLEAVPETHLLEYAPMASAMQVHMDAVRQFMEKRAPKPDITPQQLRDRSWWSGPQLFILVDDHELVATNSGNPLSQLVEHLPFARDVGVKFVIARSSAGASRAMFESFMQRLKELGAQGVVLSGDPSEGDILGNVRARPMPPGRGVFVSRKRGTPLIQVGLLPQRH
- the mycP gene encoding type VII secretion-associated serine protease mycosin, coding for MRSRSKRTRRPLSVASAALGLLLVGIAATPAHAESVRDMQWHLDAMHAEEMWKVSKGEGVTVAVIDSGVDDSLADLKGQVLDGKDYSEQRGDEHTDIDQHGTSMAALIAATGARGSQQGSYGLAPAAKILPIRMRYATENYGQVDNKAEYSRVLTRAIRYAADTDAQIINISMGSSNAPGRKNVGTPELASAVRYAIAKGKLIFAAVGNAGDRSNLPEYPASTPGVVGVGAADKNGNVLETSQSGPQVDLTAPGEDIINACLEGTQVCTGSGTSASTALASASAALIWAQHPDWTNHQVLRVMLNTAGKANSGAQRTDFVGYGIVRPRIALKNPGDPGPADEFPLPDLAAAASKPPSAETSPSAGAGGNDSVTDEASPATAASTNSDGLNSSWIALGAAAGTLLAAAVAIPTLRARRRRSAPVPASPPLPPPYSPYGPAPQQPPAYGPPPGHIAPPPPTSGQDRGRRS
- a CDS encoding WXG100 family type VII secretion target, producing the protein MTHEQLAALLDSASPEGASQLAAKLSKASSTITKIGDDLMTYVKGLEWQGEGGDAFRDWGGQSAAATLRLGEYAEVASRWMATVAQAVAEAKAALPDTSETTRAEADLADARKTLAAAEDPGARNDPEARKLAQTAQSDAAAAQQRMEAARAEAVQQLRKLAQTYEYSAYQVNSVPPPTFAPPADHLDEGEWRQSDQHAVAVPGGSSAATTFSSGTSGFQERTGAPAPVPTGSYVTPSEGSRTPDREPSRPATMEIDSVATVPDTRSPSSTNAPTPPNGPGPRPDAMQQPAVVPPGALGRLSPQGSLGPQQLPSVTRPPLLPGQGTAGGGRLRVPGETGIIGGRPVSPGGGRLSTGIPQGTVIGGERRAPQGYGPMGRAVPPGIPAAAGPSSGQSSTGGSRRLASETGGVFGNRPAQPGRTGSRPFTPGGAGLVRPPSASDPAHGSASGRTGGTALAPHQQVPRRETRQEQNQRPDYLAEEEETWNRRDSRAVPPVID